From Lycium ferocissimum isolate CSIRO_LF1 chromosome 12, AGI_CSIRO_Lferr_CH_V1, whole genome shotgun sequence, one genomic window encodes:
- the LOC132041075 gene encoding auxin response factor 19-like, producing MKTPVNTAGGQVTSHGNTTEVEKKSINPELWQSCAGPLVNLPAAGTHVVYFPQGHSEQVAASMKKDVDAQIPNYPNLPSKLVCLLHNVTLHADPETDEVYAQMTLQPVPSFDKEALLRSDLSMKANKPQTEFFCKTLTASDTSTHGGFSVPRRAAEKIFPPLDYTMQPPAQELVARDLHDNLWTFRHIYRGQPKRHLLTTGWSLFVSGKRLFAGDSVLFIRDEKQHLLLGIRRANRQPTNLSSSVLSSDSMHIGILAAAAHAAANNSPFTVFYNPRASPSEFVIPLAKYYKATYSSQVSLGMRFRMMFETEESGTRRYMGTITGISDLDAVRWKNSQWRNLQVGWDESTAGERRNRVSIWEIEPVTAPFFICPTPPFFRSKRPRLPGMPDDDCSDLDGLFKRTMPWLGDDFGMKDPQGLPGLSLVQWMNMQQQNPSLANPMQPNYLHSLSGSVLQNVGGGAPQLPQQNTLQFGSQRPTQQGQQLDQLQKLPATTLSPGGSIMQSQQQLSDMSQQPRHSLINQSVPTNHVQAQLLQAQSLVQSQNVLQQQQSFQNQLQQRNLPQNLPQQQQIMNQTQQQNFMPSQPSDPLNQQLHFSDNQLQMQLLQKLHQQQQSLLAQQSLLQQPSQLGPIQDQQKQLLDVSHNFSRSLATSQMLDMAQTTSTSTSLSQPQVVQQQVTRNNSQSNLRFAQPNQHLKLQQQQPGILPELPGQVGQVLPPTTNQLSANCSSLLTGAAGGGQSGVTDDIPSCSTSPSTNNCQNAVQPIMNGRIHLGTAAADETTQSSLPLLSSSGLEAMSPNRNLVKELHQKSDVRPSLNISKSQNHGFLPPQTYLNTAVPQMDYLDSSSSATSVCFSQNDVQLQQTTNPMSFSSQPVVFRDSHDGEVQGDPRNNVAFGASMDNQLGIPMMPDSMITNSLMESRKDVSNNISSGGGMLSSYENPKDAQPELSSSMVSQSFVVPDMAFNSIDSTINEGSFMNRGAWAPTPQMPRMRTYTKVYKRGAVGRSIDIARYSGYEELKQDLARRFGIEGQLEDRQRIGWKLVYVDHENDVLLVGDDPWEEFVNCVRCIKILSPQEVQQMSLDGDFGNNVQNQACSSSDGGNV from the exons ATGAAAACGCCGGTGAATACTGCCGGAGGTCAGGTTACATCCCACGGGAATACTACAGAAG tTGAGAAGAAAAGTATAAACCCAGAACTATGGCAGTCCTGCGCCGGTCCTCTAGTGAACTTACCGGCTGCTGGGACACACGTTGTCTATTTTCCTCAAGGCCATAGTGAacag GTTGCAGCATCTATGAAGAAAGATGTAGATGCCCAAATACCAAACTACCCAAACCTTCCATCAAAGTTAGTTTGTCTCCTTCACAATGTTACCCTGCAT GCCGATCCAGAAACAGATGAAGTTTATGCACAAATGACACTGCAGCCGGTTCCATCA TTTGACAAGGAGGCATTGTTGAGATCAGATTTGTCTATGAAAGCAAATAAACCGCAAACAGAATTCTTTTGCAAGACCTTGACTGCCAGTGATACAAGCACACATGGAGGTTTTTCAGTCCCTCGACGTGCTGCAGAGAAAATATTCCCGCCTCTG GATTACACAATGCAACCACCTGCTCAAGAACTTGTGGCTAGAGACTTGCATGATAATTTGTGGACCTTCCGCCATATTTATCGCG GGCAACCCAAACGCCATTTGCTAACCACAGGGTGGAGCCTCTTTGTCAGTGGGAAGAGGCTCTTCGCTGGTGACTCAGTCTTGTTTATTAG GGATGAAAAGCAGCACCTTCTACTCGGTATTAGGCGGGCAAACAGACAGCCAACCAACTTATCGTCATCGGTGTTATCAAGCGATAGCATGCATATAGGTATCCTAGCAGCGGCAGCCCATGCAGCTGCAAACAACAGCCCTTTCACTGTGTTTTATAACCCAAG GGCAAGTCCTTCGGAGTTTGTCATCCCTTTAGCCAAGTATTACAAAGCAACGTATAGCAGTCAAGTATCGCTTGGCATGCGATTCCGCATGATGTTTGAGACAGAAGAATCAGGAACTAGAAGGTATATGGGCACAATTACTGGCATCAGTGATCTTGATGCAGTGAGGTGGAAGAACTCACAGTGGCGTAACTTGCAG GTTGGTTGGGATGAGTCAACTGCTGGAGAGAGGCGTAACCGAGTCTCAATTTGGGAGATTGAACCAGTAACAGCACCGTTTTTCATCTGTCCTACTCCGCCATTCTTCAGGTCCAAGCGGCCAAGGCTACCTGGAATGCCAG ATGACGATTGTTCTGATCTGGATGGCCTGTTTAAGAGGACAATGCCATGGCTGGGTGATGACTTTGGGATGAAGGACCCGCAAGGTCTTCCAGGCCTGAGCTTAGTCCAATGGATGAACATGCAACAACAGAACCCTTCTCTGGCCAACCCAATGCAGCCAAACTACCTGCATTCTTTATCTGGTTCTGTTCTACAGAATGTAGGAGGTGGAGCACCTCAGCTTCCTCAACAAAACACTTTGCAGTTTGGTAGCCAAAGGCCAACCCAACAAGGTCAGCAGCTCGACCAGCTCCAGAAGTTACCGGCTACCACATTGAGCCCAGGAGGCTCCATTATGCAGTCGCAGCAACAGTTGTCGGATATGAGTCAGCAGCCAAGACACAGCCTAATTAACCAATCAGTGCCGACAAACCATGTTCAGGCCCAGCTTTTGCAAGCGCAAAGTCTTGTGCAATCTCAGAATGTCCTACAGCAACAACAATCATTTCAAAACCAGCTGCAGCAGAGAAACCTTCCTCAGAACCTGCCGCAGCAGCAACAGATTATGAATCAGACCCAGCAACAgaatttcatgccatcccaGCCGAGCGATCCACTTAACCAACAGCTCCATTTCTCTGATAACCAATTGCAGATGCAGCTTTTGCAGAAGCTACATCAGCAGCAGCAGTCACTTCTAGCTCAACAATCTTTATTGCAACAACCATCTCAGCTTGGGCCAATCCAAGATCAGCAGAAGCAGCTCTTAGATGTATCACACAACTTTTCCAGGTCACTTGCAACAAGCCAAATGCTGGATATGGCTCAGACCACGTCCACCTCCACATCTCTTTCCCAGCCGCAAGTTGTCCAGCAGCAAGTGACGAGAAATAATAGCCAGTCTAATCTTCGTTTTGCCCAGCCAAATCAGCATCTGAAGCTTCAGCAGCAGCAACCAGGAATTCTACCAGAACTACCTGGACAAGTTGGCCAGGTTCTACCACCGACAACTAATCAGCTTTCCGCAAACTGCAGTAGCTTATTGACAGGAGCTGCAGGTGGAGGCCAGTCGGGGGTTACGGATGATATCCCATCATGTTCAACCTCACCATCCACCAACAACTGTCAAAATGCGGTTCAGCCAATTATGAATGGTAGGATCCATCTAGGCACAGCTGCAGCGGATGAAACAACCCAGTCTTCTCTACCCCTTTTGAGTTCCAGCGGATTAGAAGCTATGTCCCCTAATAGAAATCTAGTTAAAGAGTTGCACCAAAAATCTGATGTGAGGCCCTCATTGAACATCTCCAAGAGCCAGAACCATGGGTTTTTGCCGCCTCAAACCTATCTTAATACTGCAGTTCCTCAGATGGATTATTTAGATAGTTCATCTTCAGCAACCTCTGTCTGCTTCTCTCAAAATGATGTCCAATTGCAGCAGACAACTAACCCGATGTCTTTCAGTTCTCAACCAGTTGTATTCAGAGATAGTCATGATGGAGAAGTTCAGGGTGACCCAAGGAACAATGTTGCTTTTGGAGCAAGTATGGACAATCAGTTAGGAATACCCATGATGCCTGATTCTATGATCACAAATAGCTTGATGGAGTCAAGGAAGGATGTATCAAATAATATCTCATCAGGTGGAGGCATGCTTTCCAGCTATGAGAACCCCAAGGATGCACAACCTGAACTCTCATCATCGATGGTCTCTCAATCATTTGTAGTTCCTGATATGGCCTTCAATTCAATTGATTCTACCATAAATGAAGGCAGCTTCATGAATAGAGGTGCCTGGGCCCCAACACCTCAAATGCCTCGTATGCGGACATATACCAAG GTATACAAGCGTGGTGCTGTTGGAAGATCAATAGACATCGCACGTTACTCGGGCTACGAAGAGCTTAAACAAGATTTAGCTCGTAGATTTGGTATAGAGGGACAATTGGAGGACAGACAAAGGATAGGATGGAAGCTTGTGTATGTGGATCATGAGAATGACGTTCTGCTTGTTGGCGATGACCCTTGGGA GGAATTTGTGAACTGTGTCCGCTGCATCAAGATTCTTTCTCCGCAAGAGGTCCAACAAATGAGCTTGGATGGAGATTTTGGAAATAATGTCCAAAATCAAGCTTGTAGTAGTTCAGACGGAGGAAATGTGTAA